GCGTCATACATCACCGGAGCAGTGCTCACCGTCGACGGCGGCACGAACGCCTGACCATGGCATGGGTGATTCTCGTCTGCGCGGGCCTGCTCGAAATCGTCTGGGCCACCGCGCTCAAACAATCCGACGGCCTCAGCCGACTGTGGCCGAGTGTCATCGGTGTCGGCGGAGCTGTGCTCAGCTTCACTCTGCTCGCGGTGGCGCTTCGGCAGTTGCCTGCGGGTACCGGCTACGCCGTGTGGGTCGGGATCGGCGCGGTCGGTGTTGCGGTGGCAGGCATGGTCCTGTTCTGTGAGACCGTCAGTGTGGCGCGGGTGTTGTTCCTGTCGATCATCGTCGTCGGCATCGTTGGACTACGCCTTGTCGAGGCCTGAAGCGCAACGGCTCGCTGTTCGGCGCTGCAGCGAAAACCGAAGTGCCCC
The sequence above is drawn from the Mycobacterium gallinarum genome and encodes:
- a CDS encoding DMT family transporter, whose translation is MAWVILVCAGLLEIVWATALKQSDGLSRLWPSVIGVGGAVLSFTLLAVALRQLPAGTGYAVWVGIGAVGVAVAGMVLFCETVSVARVLFLSIIVVGIVGLRLVEA